The following are from one region of the Chrysiogenia bacterium genome:
- a CDS encoding triacylglycerol lipase produces MKQLLGKFVFAVLLCAAMIAAHAGHAMAGGSKPPPPAKYPVILAHGMGGFDKLIGAVPYFYRIPGALRDEGHTVYTTEVSSFNSIAVRGEQLLDQVEEIRAITGKSKVNIIGHSMGGLDARYVAHVLGSGKVASVTTMGTPHRGAPAADLGMLILNGDPTGISTSLLNAIAALFGGVVTNGDLSLPQDMAVQLENLSSPFLNAWNQQFTNASGVYYQSYGGTSVFNISLDPSDALLAVTSVLFGFEPNDGLVGKSSSGWGNQRNLKLNANHLDEVDQVLGSTGLFGLDARGLYKDIARDLQKRGY; encoded by the coding sequence ATGAAGCAACTTCTGGGAAAATTCGTATTTGCAGTGCTGCTCTGCGCAGCGATGATCGCCGCCCACGCGGGCCATGCCATGGCGGGCGGGTCCAAGCCGCCGCCACCCGCCAAGTATCCGGTCATTCTCGCCCACGGCATGGGCGGCTTCGACAAGCTCATCGGCGCCGTCCCGTATTTCTATCGCATTCCGGGCGCGCTGCGCGATGAGGGGCACACCGTCTACACGACCGAAGTCTCGTCCTTCAACTCCATCGCCGTTCGCGGCGAGCAGCTCCTCGACCAAGTCGAAGAGATCCGCGCCATCACCGGCAAGAGCAAGGTGAACATCATCGGCCATTCCATGGGCGGCCTCGATGCGCGCTACGTCGCCCACGTGCTGGGCTCTGGCAAGGTGGCCTCGGTCACAACGATGGGCACGCCCCACCGCGGCGCGCCGGCCGCCGACCTGGGCATGCTGATTCTCAACGGTGATCCCACCGGCATCAGCACGAGCCTGCTCAACGCCATTGCCGCGCTCTTCGGCGGCGTCGTGACCAACGGCGACCTCAGTCTGCCCCAGGACATGGCGGTGCAGCTCGAGAATCTCTCGAGCCCGTTCCTCAATGCCTGGAACCAGCAGTTCACCAATGCGTCCGGCGTCTATTACCAGAGCTACGGCGGCACCAGCGTGTTCAACATCTCGCTCGATCCCAGCGACGCGCTGCTGGCAGTGACCAGCGTGCTCTTCGGCTTCGAGCCCAACGACGGTCTGGTCGGCAAGAGCAGCTCGGGCTGGGGCAACCAGCGCAACCTCAAGCTCAATGCCAACCACCTCGACGAGGTCGACCAGGTGCTCGGTTCGACGGGCCTGTTCGGCCTCGATGCGCGGGGCCTCTACAAGGACATCGCCCGCGACCTGCAAAAGCGCGGCTACTAG